The genome window TTGTCGAATCCGTATTCGATCATCTGTTCGTCGGTGAGCGGATTGAATGCGCTGTTCTCAAAGTGGATAAGGCCTTCGTAACCGCCTGCGAGGCGGCGCCTGTCCTGGGGTGGATCGACGATTGGCACGAGCTTCGCAACCGGCTTGCTGCCGCGCATGACGATGACCTCTTTACCTTCCTCGACTTCTTTGAGGAGGCGAGAGAAGTGGGTCTTCGCCTGATGAACGGTGTAGGCCATGGACTAAGTGTGCTTAGTCCACTTGGGGAAGTCAACGCGAATATCTCCCTGATCGAGGAGATATTTGCGTTTGATGGTGGCGAATGTGCGGCGAAGACCTTTTCCTCGCTAGTATGGTGATAGCCCCTTCCTGCGGCTCTCTTGAGGTTTCATCTGTTGGCTGAGAATTCCATGCAAAATTCAACTACTGCTTCGGTTGAGGGCGCGGCTTTGCCGTCGTTGTATGGATTTTTTGCGCCTGGGGGAATTTTGGCGAATTCGCCGCTGCCTTATGAGTATCGGCCGGGGCAGTTGGAGATGGCCAAGGCGGTGGAGCGGGCGCTGGAGGAGAAGCGGCACCTGATTGTGGAGGCTGGGACGGGTACGGGGAAGACGCTGGCTTACCTGTTGCCTGCGCTGAGGACCGGGCGCCGGGTGATTATCTCGACGGGAACGAAGGCGCTGCAGGATCAGCTTTATTTTCGCGATATTCCTTTTTTGGAGTCGTTGCTGGGGCCGCTGCGCGTTTGTTACATGAAGGGGCGGGCGAACTACCTCTGCAGGCACAAGCTGGTGACGCTGCGTTCGCAGCCGTTGCTGTCGGGGCTGGAGGAAATAGACCAGTTTCACCAGATTTCGGAATGGGAAAAGAAGACGGAGACAGGGGACCGGGCGGAGTTGGGCGGATTACCGGAGTTCAGCCCGCTGTGGGCGCGGCTGGATGCGCGGAGTGAGGCCTGCCTGGGATCGACTTGT of Acidicapsa ligni contains these proteins:
- a CDS encoding type II toxin-antitoxin system Phd/YefM family antitoxin yields the protein MAYTVHQAKTHFSRLLKEVEEGKEVIVMRGSKPVAKLVPIVDPPQDRRRLAGGYEGLIHFENSAFNPLTDEQMIEYGFDNPAKDELFKKLAEAKSPSPEPAE